Proteins encoded by one window of Massilia sp. NR 4-1:
- a CDS encoding phage tail protein gives MDLPDQLAAGKLHFLKKGKLGMHLKRKIVAATLLTMGMAWSGASYACSSEPFVGSICIMASPKPITGYRFANGDLLAIAANPALFSIIGSTFGGDGRTTFGLPDLRGRTVIGAGLFADAGSSLNYDYGKAYGLSAAALRLEQLPPHSHGFTSLPMTLSGDVDTNATSFTTTYSSAPSLDLQLMAAAPTTGTPPPDLTNVPSTSTTLGSPTSAVKIYSSNAPSIKLHKDSIKFAFAPGQMKTEMTGKLAMKNVVVTGEISKTGGSALVSKLPPSLALTYQIAVIGLYPPFE, from the coding sequence ATGGATTTGCCAGACCAGCTTGCCGCCGGCAAGCTGCATTTTTTAAAGAAGGGGAAATTGGGTATGCATCTGAAACGCAAAATCGTCGCCGCAACCTTGCTGACCATGGGCATGGCCTGGAGCGGCGCCAGCTACGCCTGCAGTTCGGAGCCATTCGTGGGATCGATCTGCATCATGGCTTCGCCCAAGCCGATTACCGGTTATCGCTTCGCCAACGGGGATCTCTTGGCCATTGCTGCCAATCCGGCACTGTTCAGTATTATTGGGAGCACCTTCGGCGGGGATGGGCGCACCACGTTTGGTTTGCCCGATCTGCGCGGACGCACCGTGATCGGTGCTGGCTTATTTGCCGATGCCGGATCTAGTTTAAATTATGACTATGGAAAAGCATACGGTCTGTCTGCCGCGGCCTTGCGTTTGGAGCAACTCCCGCCCCACAGCCACGGATTCACAAGCCTACCAATGACCCTGAGCGGAGACGTGGACACCAACGCAACGAGCTTCACGACCACTTATTCGTCAGCTCCCTCGCTCGACCTCCAACTGATGGCGGCAGCCCCGACCACTGGAACTCCACCACCAGATCTGACTAATGTGCCGTCGACTAGCACGACGCTCGGCTCACCAACCTCTGCTGTAAAAATCTACTCCAGCAATGCACCGTCCATCAAGCTCCATAAGGACAGCATTAAGTTTGCGTTCGCCCCCGGCCAAATGAAGACGGAGATGACGGGAAAACTGGCTATGAAAAACGTGGTTGTGACGGGGGAGATTAGTAAAACGGGGGGCTCTGCCCTCGTCTCCAAGTTGCCGCCGAGTCTGGCCTTGACTTACCAGATCGCGGTGATTGGACTGTACCCACCGTTCGAGTAA
- a CDS encoding efflux RND transporter periplasmic adaptor subunit, giving the protein MKQLALRAAPAAVVLTLGLAALTPAAAADQPRPPNSAALDKREIRAQLMPRRYATLAAEIGAKISRLPVVEGGRFRAGETLVVFDCSLQQAQLSKAKAAQAATEKVWTANQRLNELRSIGKVELDVSEAEVAKAKAEVAANGAVLSKCAVTAPYAGRIAEQKAREQQFVQPGQALLDIIDDSALELEFIVPSKWLVWLRAQHGFQVVIDETGKTYPAKVQRIGARIDPVSQSVKLTAAIDGKFGELMAGMSGKVLMAPPGN; this is encoded by the coding sequence ATGAAGCAGCTTGCCCTGCGCGCCGCGCCGGCGGCCGTTGTGCTGACGCTCGGCTTGGCGGCACTGACGCCGGCAGCCGCCGCCGATCAGCCGCGTCCACCCAACAGCGCCGCCCTCGACAAACGCGAAATCCGTGCCCAGCTGATGCCGCGCCGCTACGCCACGCTGGCGGCCGAAATCGGTGCCAAGATCAGCCGCCTGCCCGTGGTGGAGGGCGGCCGCTTCCGCGCCGGCGAAACCTTGGTGGTGTTCGATTGCAGCTTGCAGCAAGCCCAGCTGAGCAAGGCCAAAGCCGCCCAGGCCGCGACCGAGAAAGTCTGGACGGCCAACCAGCGCCTCAACGAATTGCGTTCGATCGGCAAGGTCGAACTGGACGTGTCGGAAGCCGAGGTGGCCAAGGCCAAGGCCGAGGTAGCGGCCAACGGCGCCGTGCTGTCCAAGTGCGCCGTGACGGCGCCGTATGCCGGCCGCATCGCCGAACAGAAGGCGCGCGAGCAGCAATTCGTCCAGCCCGGCCAAGCCCTGCTTGACATCATCGACGATTCCGCGTTGGAGCTGGAATTCATCGTGCCCAGCAAATGGCTGGTGTGGCTGCGCGCCCAGCACGGCTTCCAGGTCGTCATCGACGAGACCGGCAAGACCTATCCGGCCAAGGTGCAGCGCATCGGCGCGCGCATCGACCCGGTCAGCCAGTCGGTCAAGCTGACCGCCGCCATCGACGGCAAGTTCGGCGAACTGATGGCGGGCATGAGCGGCAAGGTGCTGATGGCGCCACCGGGTAACTGA
- a CDS encoding tetratricopeptide repeat protein, with the protein MLRSLVFLMLCSAWPSVQAANANTELQRDLAAGGRAQQAGQYKQAYALYAKHAGRSPLAQFYVGLMHQNGWGRDADPVLACRWFERAARGGIPKAQDLFGNCLAKGMGGPVDVPAAMAWYQKAADAGHLLSLCTMGERYLQGDGVAQDRTLGLALYQQAAQSGVPAAMLRLAEYYRLGTDPATDLPLARQYYQYAAERGLAEAQYWLGIMLGEGRGGEPDRARALFWLEEAASAGYAPAYFPTALLYAHAPKEAATGALAASDLAKVYVWNAAAKARAGDASQRQAIEALEALVLKHMPETWRPELDGKVAEHLALFPL; encoded by the coding sequence ATGTTACGTTCTCTCGTGTTTTTGATGCTGTGTTCTGCTTGGCCGTCTGTTCAGGCGGCCAATGCGAATACAGAGCTGCAGCGCGACTTGGCGGCCGGTGGCCGGGCACAGCAAGCCGGGCAATACAAACAGGCATATGCGCTCTACGCCAAACATGCTGGCCGCAGCCCGCTGGCGCAGTTCTACGTCGGCCTTATGCATCAAAATGGCTGGGGCCGTGACGCCGATCCCGTGCTGGCCTGTCGCTGGTTTGAACGCGCCGCGCGCGGCGGCATTCCCAAGGCCCAGGACTTGTTTGGGAATTGCCTGGCCAAGGGCATGGGCGGCCCGGTGGATGTGCCCGCCGCCATGGCGTGGTATCAAAAAGCGGCCGACGCCGGCCACCTCCTATCCCTATGCACCATGGGAGAGCGCTATCTGCAAGGCGATGGCGTAGCGCAGGACCGTACGCTCGGCTTGGCGCTGTATCAGCAGGCTGCCCAGTCGGGGGTGCCGGCCGCGATGCTGAGGCTGGCCGAGTATTATCGGCTGGGGACGGACCCGGCCACCGATCTGCCGCTGGCGCGCCAGTACTATCAATATGCGGCCGAACGCGGTCTGGCCGAGGCCCAATACTGGTTGGGCATCATGCTGGGCGAAGGAAGGGGCGGGGAGCCGGACAGGGCGCGCGCGCTGTTCTGGCTGGAAGAAGCGGCCAGCGCCGGCTATGCCCCCGCCTACTTCCCCACCGCCCTCCTGTACGCCCATGCGCCCAAGGAAGCGGCCACCGGCGCTTTGGCGGCATCCGATCTGGCCAAGGTCTATGTCTGGAATGCCGCGGCGAAGGCGCGCGCGGGCGATGCCAGCCAGCGCCAGGCGATCGAGGCGCTGGAAGCGCTGGTCCTGAAGCATATGCCGGAAACCTGGCGTCCGGAACTGGACGGCAAGGTGGCTGAACATCTGGCCTTATTCCCTTTGTGA
- a CDS encoding TolC family protein yields MKQADLAAASRADRQRAQQDVVPLQGPLSLDEAVARALKYNLARRTRLMEESLAQGQLEVGAYDMLPKLVASAGYRERDKDLITRSKDSVTGRPSLANPYISSDRDAVTTDLSFTWSLLDFGQSYYATQQNADRVLIAAEHRRKAMHNLIQDVRTAFWRAVSAQKLQGKVQAGLAAAEAALADSRKAEAERLRNPLDTLRYQRQVLENVRLLEAVSQELSTARLELAALVNLPLAQDFTVSEPAETAAAAWHSMPVEQLEEFAIANNAELRESFYNARIASAESRRALLKLFPGLSFSYGPKHSNDSYLINQTWRETGAQISFNLLGLLSAPSQMRLADAGVAVADQRRVMTQMALLAQVHIARLQYGNALRQFDRANTIWQLDSSIAQHVANAQQAQTQTQLELVSNQTTALLSELRRFQALAQLHAATGKLQATLGLEPAVSASADLPLDQLTAAVGSSMRQWEAGQLPAVSAQ; encoded by the coding sequence TTGAAACAAGCCGACCTGGCTGCCGCCAGCCGCGCCGACCGCCAGCGCGCGCAGCAGGACGTGGTACCGCTGCAAGGTCCGCTGTCGCTGGACGAGGCCGTGGCACGCGCCCTGAAATACAATCTGGCCCGCCGCACGCGCCTGATGGAAGAGTCGCTGGCCCAGGGCCAGTTGGAGGTAGGGGCCTACGATATGCTGCCCAAGCTGGTTGCGTCGGCCGGCTACCGCGAGCGCGATAAGGATCTGATCACGCGCAGCAAGGATTCCGTCACCGGCCGTCCCTCGCTGGCCAATCCCTATATCTCCAGCGACCGCGATGCCGTGACCACCGACCTCAGCTTTACCTGGAGCCTGCTCGATTTCGGTCAAAGCTATTACGCCACCCAGCAGAACGCAGATCGCGTGCTGATCGCCGCCGAGCATCGCCGCAAGGCCATGCACAACCTGATCCAGGATGTGCGCACTGCCTTCTGGCGTGCCGTCAGCGCGCAAAAGCTGCAGGGCAAGGTGCAGGCCGGACTGGCCGCCGCTGAAGCCGCCCTGGCCGATTCGCGCAAGGCCGAGGCCGAACGTCTGCGCAATCCGCTCGACACCCTGCGCTACCAGCGCCAGGTGCTGGAAAACGTGCGCCTGCTGGAAGCTGTGTCGCAAGAGTTGTCCACCGCCCGCCTCGAACTGGCGGCCCTGGTCAACCTGCCGCTGGCCCAGGACTTCACCGTCAGCGAGCCGGCCGAAACGGCCGCTGCCGCCTGGCACAGCATGCCGGTCGAGCAGCTCGAAGAATTCGCCATCGCCAACAATGCCGAGCTGCGCGAATCGTTCTACAACGCGCGCATCGCCAGCGCCGAATCGCGCCGCGCCCTACTCAAGCTTTTCCCTGGCCTGTCCTTCAGCTATGGCCCCAAGCACAGCAACGACAGTTATCTGATCAACCAGACTTGGCGCGAAACCGGCGCCCAGATCTCCTTCAACTTGCTGGGTCTGCTGTCCGCGCCGTCGCAGATGCGCCTGGCCGACGCCGGCGTGGCCGTGGCCGACCAGCGCCGCGTGATGACCCAGATGGCCTTGCTGGCCCAGGTCCATATCGCCCGTCTGCAATACGGCAATGCGCTGCGCCAGTTCGACCGCGCCAACACCATCTGGCAGCTCGACAGCTCGATCGCCCAGCATGTGGCCAACGCCCAGCAAGCCCAGACGCAGACCCAGCTTGAACTGGTGTCGAACCAGACCACCGCCCTGTTGAGCGAGCTGCGCCGCTTCCAGGCGCTGGCCCAATTGCACGCCGCCACCGGCAAGCTGCAGGCCACGCTGGGACTGGAACCGGCCGTCAGCGCCAGCGCCGATCTGCCACTGGACCAGCTGACCGCTGCCGTCGGCAGCTCCATGCGCCAATGGGAAGCGGGCCAGTTGCCTGCAGTGTCCGCGCAATGA
- the trmB gene encoding tRNA (guanosine(46)-N7)-methyltransferase TrmB: MLYDPTEHRIRSFVTRAGRLSTGQERALNDLGPKFLVEYAKAPLDSEQTFGRKAPVILEIGFGMGGTTAHIAKHMPEKDFIGVEVHTPGVGSLLKLIGEEELSNLRIIQHDAVEVLNNMIQPGTLAGVHVFFPDPWHKARHNKRRLIQGPFVKLLTDRLAPGGYLHCATDWQEYAEQMLEVLGAEEGLQNTADGYAPQPAYRPLTKFENRGLKLGHGVWDLVFVKK, from the coding sequence ATGCTGTATGACCCGACCGAGCACCGCATTCGCAGCTTCGTCACCCGTGCCGGCCGCCTGTCCACGGGACAGGAGCGGGCGCTCAACGATCTGGGGCCGAAATTCCTGGTCGAATATGCCAAGGCGCCGCTCGATAGCGAACAGACCTTCGGCCGCAAGGCGCCGGTGATCCTGGAAATCGGCTTCGGCATGGGCGGCACCACCGCCCATATCGCCAAGCACATGCCGGAGAAGGATTTCATCGGCGTGGAAGTGCACACGCCGGGCGTGGGCAGCCTGCTCAAGCTGATCGGCGAGGAAGAGCTGAGCAATCTGCGCATCATCCAGCATGACGCGGTGGAAGTGCTGAACAATATGATCCAGCCGGGTACCCTGGCGGGCGTGCACGTCTTCTTCCCCGATCCATGGCACAAGGCGCGCCACAACAAGCGCCGCCTGATCCAGGGACCGTTCGTCAAGCTGCTGACTGATCGCCTGGCGCCGGGCGGCTATCTGCACTGCGCCACCGACTGGCAGGAATACGCCGAGCAGATGCTGGAAGTGCTGGGCGCGGAAGAAGGCCTGCAAAACACGGCGGACGGCTACGCGCCGCAGCCGGCCTACCGCCCGCTGACCAAGTTCGAAAACCGCGGTCTGAAACTGGGCCACGGCGTCTGGGACCTGGTCTTCGTCAAGAAGTAA
- a CDS encoding DMT family transporter: MNAFLYLLTVLIWGTTWIAIKFQLGVVPAPVSIAYRFWIAGVVLLLLLVALRKQVWPPRQAWRYLVAQGLALFCLNFLCFYYASAKVPSGLVAVVFSTAPIWNALNGRLFMQRPIRSQVVAGALLGLGGIALLFLPQMRGHWGDSSMLAGLALALGGTLCFSTGNLLSSRMQALGLSPWTTNTWAMLIGAAVLSCGALALGMPFNYEPGLRYTGALLYLAVPGSVIGFTAYLLLLGRMGPDRAAYCTVLFPVVALSMSTIYEGYQWTLPALGGLALVVGGNVLAFLPARNGARAQAAPAAKLTS; encoded by the coding sequence ATGAATGCTTTTCTCTACCTGCTGACTGTTCTAATCTGGGGTACGACCTGGATCGCCATCAAATTCCAGCTGGGCGTGGTCCCGGCTCCGGTCTCGATCGCCTACCGCTTCTGGATCGCGGGCGTGGTGCTGCTGCTTCTACTGGTCGCCCTGCGCAAGCAGGTGTGGCCGCCGCGCCAGGCCTGGCGCTACCTGGTAGCGCAGGGACTGGCCCTGTTCTGCCTGAATTTCCTGTGCTTCTACTACGCCAGCGCCAAGGTGCCGAGCGGCCTGGTGGCCGTGGTCTTCTCCACGGCGCCGATCTGGAATGCGCTGAATGGCCGCCTGTTCATGCAGCGGCCGATACGCAGCCAGGTCGTGGCTGGCGCGCTGCTGGGATTGGGCGGCATCGCCCTGCTCTTCCTGCCGCAGATGCGCGGCCACTGGGGCGACAGCAGCATGCTGGCCGGCCTGGCGCTGGCCCTGGGCGGCACGCTGTGCTTCTCGACGGGGAATCTGCTGTCCAGCCGCATGCAGGCGCTCGGCCTGTCGCCATGGACGACGAATACCTGGGCCATGCTGATCGGCGCTGCGGTGCTGAGCTGCGGCGCGCTGGCGCTGGGCATGCCCTTCAACTACGAGCCGGGGCTGCGCTATACGGGCGCGTTGCTGTATCTGGCGGTGCCGGGATCGGTGATCGGCTTCACCGCCTATCTGCTGCTGTTGGGTCGCATGGGGCCGGACAGGGCGGCGTATTGCACCGTGCTGTTTCCGGTGGTGGCGCTGAGCATGTCCACCATCTATGAGGGCTACCAGTGGACGCTGCCCGCGCTGGGCGGGCTGGCCCTGGTCGTCGGCGGCAATGTGCTGGCCTTCCTGCCGGCGCGGAACGGCGCCCGCGCGCAGGCAGCTCCCGCCGCCAAGCTTACTTCTTGA
- a CDS encoding undecaprenyl-diphosphate phosphatase, with the protein MDIIFALKALVMGLVEGFTEFLPISSTGHLILAGSLLDLQRNVSKEVIDVFEIVIQAGAILAVCWEYRARIASVLSGLTSDHKARKFVLNLIVAFLPLAVLGLAVGKHIKAVLFKPVPVALAFIIGGFVILWAERRAKTNPTAVRIHSVEDMSVSDALKVGFAQAFALIPGTSRSGATIIGGMLFGLSRKAGTEFSFFLAIPTLLCATFYSLYKERALLSADLTGFFSIGTVAAFVSAFLCVRWLLRYISSHDFTVFAWYRIVFGLVVIVTSYTGMVAWVD; encoded by the coding sequence ATGGATATTATTTTTGCGCTGAAGGCTCTGGTGATGGGCCTGGTAGAAGGCTTTACCGAATTCCTGCCGATTTCTTCGACCGGCCACCTGATCCTGGCCGGCAGCCTGCTCGACCTGCAACGCAATGTATCGAAGGAAGTGATCGACGTATTCGAGATCGTGATCCAGGCCGGCGCCATTCTGGCCGTGTGCTGGGAATACCGCGCGCGCATCGCTTCCGTGCTGTCCGGCCTGACCAGCGACCATAAGGCGCGCAAGTTCGTATTGAATCTGATCGTGGCCTTCCTGCCGCTGGCCGTTCTCGGCCTGGCCGTGGGCAAGCATATCAAGGCAGTGCTGTTCAAGCCGGTGCCGGTGGCGCTGGCCTTCATCATCGGCGGCTTCGTGATCCTGTGGGCCGAGCGCCGCGCCAAGACCAATCCAACGGCGGTGCGCATCCATTCGGTGGAAGATATGAGCGTCAGCGACGCGCTGAAGGTGGGCTTTGCCCAGGCCTTCGCCCTGATTCCCGGTACCAGCCGTTCCGGCGCCACCATTATCGGCGGCATGCTGTTTGGCCTGTCGCGCAAGGCGGGCACGGAGTTCTCCTTCTTCCTGGCCATCCCTACCCTGCTGTGCGCCACTTTCTACTCGCTGTATAAAGAGCGCGCACTGCTGTCGGCCGATCTGACCGGCTTCTTCAGCATCGGCACGGTGGCGGCCTTCGTTTCGGCCTTCCTGTGCGTGCGCTGGCTGCTGCGCTATATCAGCTCGCACGATTTCACGGTGTTTGCCTGGTATCGCATCGTCTTCGGTCTGGTGGTCATCGTGACTTCGTATACCGGCATGGTGGCTTGGGTAGATTAA
- the recQ gene encoding DNA helicase RecQ: MDSQDTGARALHLLQTVFGYPAFRGQQAEIVEHVGNGGDALVLMPTGGGKSLCYQIPAMLRDGVGVVISPLIALMQDQVDALAEVGVRAAFLNSTQTYEEAARIERLVRTGQIDLVYIAPERLMTQRCLDLLQDSPIALFAIDEAHCVSQWGHDFRPEYIKLSVLHEQFPNVPRIALTATADQQTRAEIAHRLQLEDAMQFVSSFDRPNIRYQIVEKANGRKQLLDFITAEHGGDSGIVYCLSRKKVEETAEFLNENGIRAMAYHAGMEHAKRASNQARFLREENIVMVATIAFGMGIDKPDVRFVAHLDLPKSIEGYYQETGRAGRDGMPASAWMAYGLQDVVLQRRMIDESEADENFKRVLGTKLDSMLGLCETLSCRRVRLLDYFGEQASPCGNCDTCLIPPVSFDGTVPVQKLLSAIYRVDQRFAAGHVIDVLRGMESERIKTWHHDSLSVFGIGADRSEQEWRAILRQVIALGLVTVDHEQFSSLKLTDAARPVLKGGQKVQLRQYQKPVKQKRAAAAPKGYVETDLTPQEQAIFDKLRWWRVETARAHSVPAYVIFVDATLREIAKAQPTSLDQMRGISGVGEKKLASYGEEIVELIASML; encoded by the coding sequence ATGGATAGTCAGGACACCGGCGCACGCGCCCTTCATCTGCTGCAGACCGTCTTCGGCTACCCAGCCTTCCGCGGCCAGCAGGCGGAGATTGTCGAGCATGTGGGCAATGGCGGCGATGCGCTGGTGCTGATGCCAACTGGCGGCGGCAAGTCGCTGTGTTATCAGATTCCGGCCATGCTGCGTGATGGCGTGGGCGTGGTGATCTCGCCGCTGATCGCGCTGATGCAGGACCAGGTCGACGCGCTGGCCGAGGTGGGTGTGCGCGCCGCCTTCCTGAATTCGACCCAGACTTACGAGGAAGCGGCGCGCATCGAGCGCCTCGTGCGCACCGGCCAGATCGATCTGGTCTACATCGCACCGGAGCGCCTGATGACGCAGCGCTGCCTCGACCTGCTGCAGGATTCGCCGATCGCGCTGTTCGCCATCGACGAGGCGCACTGCGTTTCGCAATGGGGCCACGACTTCCGCCCCGAGTACATCAAGCTGTCGGTACTGCACGAGCAGTTCCCCAACGTGCCGCGCATCGCGCTGACAGCAACGGCCGACCAGCAGACACGCGCCGAGATCGCGCACCGCCTGCAGCTGGAAGACGCGATGCAGTTCGTGTCCTCCTTCGACCGCCCGAATATCCGCTACCAGATCGTGGAGAAAGCCAACGGCCGCAAGCAGCTGCTGGACTTCATCACCGCCGAGCATGGCGGCGACTCCGGCATCGTCTACTGCCTGTCGCGCAAGAAGGTGGAGGAGACGGCCGAATTCCTCAACGAGAACGGCATCCGCGCCATGGCCTATCACGCCGGCATGGAGCATGCGAAGCGCGCCTCGAACCAGGCGCGTTTCCTGCGCGAAGAGAATATCGTGATGGTGGCGACCATCGCTTTCGGCATGGGCATCGACAAGCCTGACGTTCGCTTCGTGGCCCACCTCGATCTGCCAAAGAGCATCGAGGGCTATTACCAGGAAACCGGCCGCGCCGGCCGCGACGGCATGCCCGCCAGCGCCTGGATGGCGTATGGCTTGCAGGACGTGGTGCTGCAGCGGCGCATGATCGACGAGTCGGAAGCGGACGAGAACTTCAAGCGCGTGCTGGGCACCAAGCTCGATTCGATGCTGGGCCTGTGCGAGACGCTGAGCTGCCGCCGCGTGCGGCTGCTCGATTACTTCGGCGAGCAGGCTTCGCCTTGCGGCAATTGCGATACCTGCCTGATTCCACCTGTCTCCTTCGACGGCACGGTGCCGGTGCAGAAACTGCTGTCGGCCATCTACCGCGTCGACCAGCGCTTCGCGGCCGGCCATGTGATCGATGTGCTGCGCGGGATGGAGTCGGAACGCATCAAGACCTGGCACCACGATTCGCTGTCGGTGTTCGGCATCGGCGCCGACCGCAGCGAGCAGGAATGGCGCGCCATTCTGCGCCAGGTGATCGCGCTCGGTCTGGTGACGGTCGATCACGAGCAGTTCAGTTCCTTGAAACTGACCGACGCGGCACGCCCGGTGCTGAAGGGCGGCCAGAAGGTACAGCTGCGCCAGTACCAGAAGCCGGTCAAGCAGAAGCGCGCGGCCGCGGCGCCGAAGGGTTATGTGGAAACCGATCTGACGCCGCAGGAGCAGGCCATCTTCGACAAGCTGCGCTGGTGGCGGGTGGAGACGGCGCGCGCGCACAGCGTGCCGGCCTATGTGATCTTTGTCGACGCCACCCTGCGCGAAATCGCCAAGGCCCAGCCTACCTCGCTCGACCAGATGCGCGGCATTTCCGGCGTGGGCGAGAAGAAGCTGGCCTCCTATGGCGAGGAAATCGTGGAGCTGATCGCTTCGATGCTATAA
- a CDS encoding helix-turn-helix domain-containing protein produces MTQPSAMPTKPNSDAFAVNDQLALAVHGQRAPADAMSHAVFRTMSGTEAKLERFAWLGDGMAVAVWHRSTQEGKTNYIQPGHHTLSCYLGGGYRVERHDAPGHYGGPGRLCSLPDWHESYWTVRDTLRLMHIYFMPEHYAHRAVTELDREPRELTLADRTYFENARLAALCESLLDAPWQDNDQLLRANEITHEALSELLQSQAVQRPGLRLRGGLAPLVRRRLAEYIEANLEGNITLGMLALVACMSEFHLARMFRLSFGMPPSAWIARRRLDKARGLLRASQLPLQQIADVCGYADLSHFSHRFRAALGVPPGRYRQIMCA; encoded by the coding sequence ATGACCCAGCCATCCGCCATGCCGACCAAGCCGAACTCCGATGCCTTTGCCGTGAACGATCAGCTGGCGCTGGCCGTCCATGGCCAGCGCGCGCCGGCCGACGCCATGTCGCATGCGGTCTTCCGCACCATGAGCGGCACCGAAGCGAAGCTGGAGCGCTTTGCCTGGCTGGGCGATGGCATGGCCGTCGCCGTCTGGCATCGCAGCACGCAGGAAGGCAAAACCAACTATATCCAGCCCGGCCACCATACCCTGTCCTGCTACTTGGGCGGCGGCTACCGCGTCGAGCGCCACGACGCGCCGGGCCACTATGGCGGTCCCGGACGGCTGTGCTCCCTGCCGGATTGGCATGAATCCTACTGGACGGTGCGCGACACGCTGCGCCTGATGCACATCTACTTCATGCCGGAGCATTATGCCCACCGCGCCGTGACGGAGCTGGACCGCGAGCCGCGCGAGCTGACGTTGGCCGACCGCACCTATTTCGAGAATGCGCGTTTGGCCGCGCTCTGCGAGTCGCTGCTGGATGCGCCCTGGCAGGACAACGATCAACTGTTGCGCGCCAACGAGATCACGCATGAAGCCTTGAGCGAGCTGCTGCAGTCGCAAGCCGTGCAGCGTCCCGGCCTGCGCCTGCGCGGCGGCCTGGCGCCGCTGGTGCGGCGCCGCCTGGCGGAATATATCGAGGCGAATCTGGAGGGGAATATCACGCTGGGCATGCTGGCGCTGGTGGCCTGCATGTCGGAATTCCATCTGGCGCGCATGTTCCGTCTTTCCTTCGGCATGCCGCCCTCGGCCTGGATTGCGCGCCGCCGCCTGGACAAGGCGCGTGGCCTGCTGCGCGCGTCGCAACTGCCCTTGCAGCAGATTGCCGATGTCTGCGGCTACGCGGACCTGAGCCATTTCAGCCACCGCTTCCGTGCCGCGCTGGGCGTGCCGCCCGGCCGCTACCGCCAGATCATGTGTGCTTAA